The Desulfuromonadales bacterium genome has a segment encoding these proteins:
- the dinB gene encoding DNA polymerase IV, producing the protein RGKPVAVIGSGARTIITTASYEARACGVRTGMTVREAKERCPGIVLVVGNNRRYTHTSAGIVAILRDYTPLVEVFSIDEAFLDLTGCLTLFGPPERIAHQIKARIRHRFGLTCSVGVAPNKLLAKLASEMKKPDGLTVLRPAEIPALLETVPAGELCGIGPKLKRQLALLGIRTCGELGRFPLAILTRKFGIVGERLQQMGRGLDDSPVVPAETEGEIKSVGHSMTLDRDLSHPDDIRRRLLELAEMVGRRARRYGVAGRTVTLTVRYTDFSTFSVQETRRDYINRSDKIYAAATAILHGLTLTQPVRLLGVRLSSLRSQAAQYSLFPEEQKRLLVAEAMDQVNDRYGTASVTFGSILDQDGRSRVIAPAWRPEGIRNVDVE; encoded by the coding sequence CGGGGAAAGCCGGTGGCGGTGATCGGCTCGGGGGCGCGCACCATCATCACCACCGCCTCCTACGAGGCGCGGGCCTGCGGAGTAAGGACCGGCATGACCGTCCGCGAGGCGAAGGAGCGCTGCCCCGGGATCGTTCTGGTGGTCGGCAACAACCGCCGCTACACCCATACCTCTGCCGGCATCGTCGCCATCCTGCGCGACTACACCCCGCTGGTCGAGGTCTTCTCCATCGACGAGGCCTTCCTCGACCTGACCGGCTGCCTCACCCTCTTCGGCCCGCCCGAGCGGATCGCCCACCAGATCAAGGCACGCATCCGCCACCGCTTCGGCCTCACCTGCTCGGTCGGCGTGGCACCGAACAAGCTGCTGGCCAAGCTCGCTTCGGAGATGAAGAAGCCGGACGGCCTCACCGTCCTGCGCCCGGCCGAGATTCCCGCCCTGCTCGAAACGGTGCCGGCCGGCGAACTCTGCGGCATCGGCCCGAAACTAAAGCGCCAGCTCGCCCTGCTCGGCATTCGCACCTGCGGCGAACTGGGTCGCTTTCCCCTCGCCATCCTGACCCGCAAATTCGGCATCGTCGGCGAGCGGCTGCAGCAGATGGGACGCGGCCTCGACGACTCGCCGGTCGTCCCCGCCGAAACGGAAGGCGAGATAAAATCGGTCGGCCACAGCATGACCCTCGACCGCGACCTTTCCCATCCGGACGACATCCGCCGCCGCCTGCTGGAACTCGCCGAGATGGTCGGCCGCCGCGCCCGCCGCTACGGGGTCGCCGGGCGAACCGTCACCCTGACCGTCCGTTACACCGATTTCAGCACCTTCTCCGTCCAGGAGACGCGCCGGGACTATATCAACCGCAGCGACAAGATCTACGCTGCGGCGACGGCGATCCTCCATGGCCTCACCCTGACCCAGCCGGTGCGCCTGCTGGGCGTGCGCCTGAGCAGCCTCCGCAGCCAGGCGGCGCAGTACTCTCTCTTTCCGGAGGAACAGAAACGCCTGCTGGTCGCCGAAGCGATGGACCAGGTCAACGACCGCTACGGCACCGCCTCCGTGACTTTCGGCAGCATTCTCGACCAAGACGGCCGGTCGCGAGTCATCGCCCCGGCCTGGCGACCCGAGGGAATCCGTAATGTGGACGTAGAATAG